Proteins encoded in a region of the Natator depressus isolate rNatDep1 chromosome 23, rNatDep2.hap1, whole genome shotgun sequence genome:
- the SPINT2 gene encoding kunitz-type protease inhibitor 2 yields MGCAGLLMLMLLAALGAGARGHEGSGEPAGSPAPGPPELCLLPKVVGRCRAAFPRWWYNATSQACQRFTYGGCGANLNNFLAEDDCRARCAAAGDGEDVNEIPQASHRVVQSADEESPRRVQPANNTFTYEERCLAKAATGLCRASFPRWWFDVETKTCRQFTYGGCGGNPNNYLSEAECLARCSESCAAPRLSGPCRAAFPRWYYDPAAGACKQFVYGGCKGNKNNYLQEELCLRQCSGAAGGAEGPEPGVHSTRAVALAVLLAILVAVLLGSVVVFFVWLCRRNQELSLSVPWSPLDDKEYLMSNAYTL; encoded by the exons ATGGGGTGCGCGGGGCTGCTGATGCTGATGCTGCTGGCCGCGCTCGGCGCCGGGGCCCGGGGCCACGAGGGGTCGGGGGAGCCCGCGGGGAGTCCCGCGCCGGGGCCGCCGG AGCTCTGCCTCTTGCCCAAGGTGGTGGGCAGGTGCCGGGCCGCCTTCCCTCGCTGGTGGTACAATGCCACGAGCCAGGCGTGCCAGCGCTTCACCTACGGCGGCTGCGGGGCCAACCTCAACAACTTCCTGGCGGAGGACGACTGCCGGGCGAGGTGCGCGGCGGCCGGAG ATGGGGAGGACGTGAACGAGATTCCGCAGGCCAGCCACAGAGTTGTGCAGAGTGCAGACG agGAGTCCCCCAGGCGCGTCCAGCCGGCCAACAACACTTTCACCTACGAAG AACGCTGCCTGGCCAAAGCCGCCACCGGCCTGTGCCGTGCCTCCTTCCCACGCTGGTGGTTCGACGTGGAGACCAAAACCTGCCGCCAGTTCACCTACGGGGGCTGCGGAGGGAACCCGAACAACTACCTGAGTGAGGCCGAGTGTCTGGCCAGGTGCTCAG AGTCCTGTGCTGCGCCCCGCCTGAGCGGCCCCTGCCGCGCTGCCTTCCCCCGCTGGTACTACGACCCGGCTGCGGGGGCCTGCAAGCAGTTCGTCTACGGGGGCTGCAAGGGGAACAAGAACAACTACCTGCAGGAGGAGCTGTGTCTGCGCCAGTGCAGCGGGGCTGCGG GGGGTGCTGAGGGGCCGGAGCCGGGCGTTCACTCCACCAGAG CGgtggccctggccgtgctgctgGCCATCCTCGTCGCTGTCCTGCTGGGCTCCGTGGTCGTCTTCTTCGTCTGGCTGTGCAGGAGGAACCAGGAGCTGTCCCTGAGTGTGCCCTGGAGCCCCCTGGACGACAAGGAGTACCTGATGAGCAATGCCTATACGCTGTGA